DNA sequence from the Glycine soja cultivar W05 chromosome 18, ASM419377v2, whole genome shotgun sequence genome:
TTGCCTTTTCCCTCAGATTTCTCACCCCTTCTCTCTTCTGTGTTGCTACCCTTTTCAGGTATATTTGTCAACAACAATGGCTTGTTCTTCCTCTTTctagcccccccccccccccccccccccccgcccccccttttttttgtctgTTTTGTTTATGTCTTTCTGGAGAGTCCTGCTCTTTTTCCTCTTTGGTGTGTGATGATGAGATTTCTGGTCTTGGGCATTTTGAGTTGACTGGTCTAGAGGCTAAAGACTTGGTCTTTCTCTTGTTGGCTTTTCTGGGTGTCTTGAATTTTCTTGTGAAATGTGTTTGTTTGGTTTGTGTTGTGTGTGGTCAAATGGGTTTGTCTTCTTTGTCACCACCCCCTTCCAAGAAAGGTGGTAGGTTGATGGGGTTGACTTTAACCCAAGGAGAAAGACTTGGCCTATTTGCGTGATTTTTGTTTCCAAAATTGGATTCCATTTAATGTTGTAGGGGATTTCCTTATGAAAACCATGATATTATCaactttgtttaaaaaaaatgttttttttccctttgaaAATAGTTTATCATCTTTCAGCTTTGAAGGGGTTGTTGATACTTTGTTATGATCAAATTGGATTGCTGATTTGAACAATTGTTTACCAAGGTTTGTTGTCGGCAAAAAGTGGTTGAAATTGTACCATGATCAAGGTTTCTCTGCATTTGTGTATGTTTATGGATGAGTTTGGCTAAGGTGGTCCTAGTATGAAGAGCAGGATCGCTTTGTTTGCACTGCATAAAAGTCAAAAGCAGGATGATTAGCTAAATCTTGTATTGTTGGGATCTAGTTCTGATTGTGTAATCAGTGTTTTCCTTCTTTACTGATAACTTCTGATGATTATCTATTTATTTCTGGTCCCAGAACTAGGAAGAGATCATTTCCTCTTGTAGCATAAATAGTCATGTGCATCCTTCTAAGACACCTTTTGTCTTTTACTCAATGGCTGCAAATTGTTTTCTTGTAGACTTGATAGTAAGTAAATATTTGGATATCTGACATGGCATTATTCGGTTTCACAATATGGAACTGATTTTTgaactttcttcttcccttatagTTATAGGTCCAACTTGTCATTCTCATCTTCTGAAACTATTCTATTTGTAGGTACTCTTCCTACTAAATTGAAGGAAAAAGTTGGTATTATAGGAAGTTAATCACTGCTTTGATGACTTGGTAAGAAAACTTGAACTAACAATGGTAAGTTTGAGAAGGCGCAGACTTTTGGGACTGTGCTCAGGTAAATGGTATTCGGTAAACATGTTTCTATCAATTGTTATGGAGAATATTGATGTGAATTGTATCTTAATCTTAACTGACATTGTTTTCCTATAAATTTTCCTATTTCAGGAAACAGTTCCTTTGTCACACCACTTCCTCTATATTGTGAGAATCTATCTGGTTTTGAAAATTCAAACCAGCAAGCTAAAACTAAGAGTGAACAGCCTGGGCTTTCCGATGATGCAAGCAACCCAGACAGTGTATGAACAAGATTAATagtgataaataattatatacatgCTTTTTTGAAgcttcatttatttttcctatAATGGTACTTCTGAGGTTTTTGGTCTTGGTATCTGTTTAGGGAATCTTTTAGTATTCAGCATTCCATATCAATGAACTACATAGCAGAATCATTCAAACATTTATTCTTGAAAATGATAATGaacttttactttattttatttttgttacattGCTTAAAATTCAATTGAAAGACAAGGTTAGCAAGAGACTATGACATCAGTTATGGCATTGTCTATCTTcctttgaaaatgtttaaataatTGAGAATTCAACCAATGAGAGTTACTCAATTCGATATCAAGAGTAACAGTTTTGAAATAATGATTTATTCTGATCATAAACATTCATTTTTATGTGTTATTATCTTCATTTTTTCAGCATGCGTATGTCCAATAGCTAAGTGGTTAGAAAATTaagtccctttcttttttcttttctctgacATTTTGGCTAATTAGTTGGACAATCTTGATGGtccaaatattcaaatttatctgtataaagtttataaaataaagcaaaaaggTGAGTGGTAACATTTCATCATGTCTTCAAATTTGCCCCTTTTTTGGAatgtgttaattttaatttctgtacATTTGAAGATAAAAGACTCCTGCACAGTTTACAAGTCTGCTTCTTGTCCTAGTGCTTCTAGAAGCTTTATCTATTTGGATTCAGTATTCTTGCTTTTATCTGTCAAAAATTTCAGAATGTTCATGCCTAAACCCAAGCTCAAAGATTCATACTCAGTAATTATCATTGGATTTAATTGActgttttagaattttaatcAGCATTCTGTGACATTCTAAAAGGAatggaaaagaatgaaaaatctgTTGGAGAAGAGTAAGTTGTAAAATTGGTCATCATACATATTTCTTTCCGTGTCTTCTCCAACCTGATGAATAGATTAGAATCTTTTTTATCATTGGTCTCTTGATGTCTCGGGtttattttcttcaaatctTCCAGTTTCTCACTTCATCTACCAGCAATTTACTTCAAATTCAAAGACGTCGAAATGCTTTGTCTCCTAATTATTGTGTAATGTGCTGACTGATTCTGAAAATGGTTTTCAATTGTTTCTGCATTGGTCTGCAGTTTCACTTCtctggaataatttttttggtgttttttggGTTTTCCCCAAGGTTCTTAAGAAGTTCCTCTCTGTTAATTTTAGATGATTTGGAATCAATAGAGATTCTCAAAGGCTTTAGCACTGTTCTCAATTTGCATTTATTTGGTGTATCTAGTTGGAAAGAAATGCTACAGTTTTAACTGTTTGATTGTTGCCTCTTAAGTTCATGTGGGATCAGCTAGTTCACTTAACTTTTTTGTGGTGTCCTGCTAATGGTCCTTTTTGGGAATGACTTTGTTAGATATATAGAGATTGACATGTTGTATTACATATTTCGtgttcatagttttttttttgtttcctttcatTCTTGGTGTATTTTTTTGAGGATTGGTTGTCCTCTTGCATTTGCATCTCGccttttctttgtaaattctttgtttataaacaaaaccattgataaaaaaaaaaaataacgtaTAAGGTTGCAGTTACTGGTCCCAACTGTTACATATTGGATAAAATGGTAGGCCAATATATCActgagtttgaaaataataagGTATTTGAGTCTAACTAGACTCCTCTGGTTTTTAGGAAAGATTAGGACATGTCTGTAGCTTGCAGAATCAATGTTCCTTGTGACTGAAAAACCATTGGCTAAAAGAAAGATATAGTCTTTCTGCTCTTTCTTTTAGCATCAAGAATCTAGCATCCCCATTTCTCCCCaggataattatttttgtgttgtGATCTGCTTTTGCTTGGATCAACAACAGCAAACACCACTGCCACCAGGCCTTATGCTATTTTGTAGGGTAGCTACATAGATCAATTGATGCCACGGGGCTCTATCTATATATGCTAGAATCAAGaagattttaaattgatttccaCCAACAGGTTGATGAATTAGCATTTCTGGAATACATGTGATTCTAAATTCCGAATAGATACTTACTAAGTTGACTAAATCAGAAAGTTATGCCCTTGGTAGCCTATCTGTTATTTAAATCCTTGATAGCCAAGAACTTACAATAAACTGTTTTATTTTTACCAGAATAATGCTGTGCAAGAAGAACCGGGATCATCAAATGCTTCTGGTTCTAGCTCATCGAAAGAACAGCTTATTCAACAAATTACAGGTTTGTCATTTAacagattaatttttttcctgtttTCTGTTTATGTCTGGTTTAGTTTATAATGACTAAGCCGACCTAGTAAAATGATAGTATTTCCTTTAGGATATGTTTGGAattattatattcaaaataatttgatgtgattttcattgtcttgaattagaAATCAATTTTCATGTTTGGAGCTCGTTATAAAAGAATaggatttaaattgatttaccAATCAAACTTCTTGTTTGGAACACATAAAAGATGAATTACATTGACTTTATATTAGTAATTTACTTTATTACccttaaaataagttaaatgaCTTAACTAATAAGGGCAAAAATGCCAAACTTGAACAATTGAAACTAAAATCAAAACACATTCAATTCCTAACAAATTTGACTCTTTTTAATCTACTTagataaaattgtattttcaaaatcaaatcaaatcaatgccTAAAATATGTACTTCCAAACATACTATTACAACAACTGtcttttaggtttttttatttgtttcttgagttgtttatcatttttttagtttaacatAATGTATTCTGTTAATTTCATACTTATGAGTTTATGGACTAAAATTGCATAAAAAGTTAACAACCTGAAAGGAATTATACACCAAAAAGAGTTGACATAATGATAATTAAACtaacatgaaatgaaaataatgggTAACAGCATAGTTTGGTATGAAGTAAAAATCTTTGTCATAATGGAACCAGTTCAGGTCTGTTCAAATCAGCTTACCCAATTAATCTGTGGGAGCTTGCTGATAGATCAAATTTATCTATGGATGGTATTGTGCACTATACTTTCATACAATACATAGATGACACATGGAGAAGGGCCCATTTGGTGGTTAAAAACCGTATTCATAGATTACACAtgattaaaataacaaaacctGCTGAGGTAAATGTAAGCCAAGAGGCTTTCCTTGCCTTGGATTGGGGCGCCATCCCCTCCTCCTAAAtttgaagtataaaaaaaaatattacacatgATTAAGCGAAAAAGACTTGTGCTATTGTTTTCATAATGTATCATGtatcttctttttccttatttgatacatttggtGCACTTGCGAATATGATTATATATCTTGAGGAAAAGCCTACCTAATTTGATGTTATTGgtaaaaatgttcaaaattttCTGTATATTCTATTCTAGGTAAATATCTGAGTATGCTTATTCAATCATATTTAATTGGTCATCAACAATTTCTTCATTGATCCATTGTCTAATCATTTCATTAGTTAGTAGTTACAATGAATATTCGCTTAAATGCATTGTTTTGGTATATCATTTTACACGAAACTCTTGATAATTAGAATCAGGAATAAAGAATGAGTAATCAATCCTCCAATGTACATGCTGTACTTTATATTCAGTATGTGTGACCAACTAAAGCTATGGGTTATGACCTGCTGGCATGTGACCTTGGATGTCTATTTTACATGGCATCAAATGTCAATGAATGTAATTTTCATGGATGGTCCATGATCCTTGCTATCATGTAGTGCATCATGGTTAAATTGCTAGAAAGAAACTGAACGTTAAAAAGTTATGATGGACATTAGTTTGATTTGGAGCACATTTCAATTCGATAGACACATTTAGGGCCTatttaatttgagaaaatattttctgctttaatttcttgtttttaataataattacaacATTGAATACACaataaataaagtgaaaacatagtgatatttttgtaattattattgaaaacaagaaatgcaaatagaaaatattttctcaaccAAAATAACTCTATTTACTTTTCTCATTCTTTTAGGGTGGCATTGAATTTTCTGCTGGCCTTTTTATTAATGTCTGTATTGTGTATTACCTCTTTTGCCCTGCATTTAGCAGGACCTCCTATTAAACGCAGAAAGCGACATAGAAGAAAGAATTTGCACAATCAAGAACAATGCGTAATGAGAGGTGTCTACTTCAAAAATATGAAGTGGCAGGCAGCAATAAAGGTAGACAAGAAACAGATCCACCTAGGGACTGTCGGGTCacaagaagaagctgctcacTTATACGACAGGTAGTACtttgaatttgataattatagAATATTATTACTAACATTAGTCCCTTTTGATGCCTCAAAAATCATAGTGGGAATATACAAGTCTTTCAGTTGTAATTGATAAGCTGCCAGTATACCTGGTTCGGTTTTCATTGTTTGAGTGCCAACAGTCTTATGTTATGTATAGTTTGGAGCGATGCATTTTTACTATCTGTTCCTTTTTCCCTTTCTCTTCCATATCCTAACATATGATTTATTTTCACTtcataataatgtttttggagTTTTAGTTACCACAATTAAACTGAATTGAATTCTGTagctgaaaaagaaaaagcctagtttgaattttgagcacattatttttattccttCTGAGTTAGGTTTGAAGTAAGAGCATTAGTGTTCCAGTGGTAAACTGTTTGAAgaagtctttaattttatttcttagaaAGCATGGAAGCTActtataatcttatattattttgatttcatgTATGTGCATGGTTTCCAGTGGTGTTGATTGATCTATATGTAAGtacttgttgttgttgttgttgttgttgtaggttcatgttaattttatttttctatccaCTTTGACAATCGTTTGAGTGGGCATGCTCTACATGGTGAATGCATTTACATTTTTCTATTCATGCATGTATATCATTAAACTGTTATGCAAGATCATGTAATGCTTTGAATATGGTCCACATAACTTATTTTGCATTAACTTTTCTACTCTGGCAAAGTTCATTATGCAGGCTAGCTACCACAAAACTCTGGTAAAATACtcaaagaaaatattgttaGTAATTGAATGACATGATGAAAAGGATTATAAAATCTGTAAGACCTAGAATGTGTCCTGCCATTGCAGAATGAGAGAGATTTGGCACTGTAATTGTCAAGTTCTCATTTACTATATCATGTCAACCATGACCTTAGCATGAATATATCTCTTTATTTATATGTAGGGCTGCTTTCATGTGTGGGAGAGAGCCCAATTTTGAGCTTCCTGAGGATGAAAAGCGGGAACTGAGCAAATTTAAATGGGATGAATTCTTGGCCATGACTCGACAGGCAATCACACGCAAAAGTAATCTTTCTCTTTGAACCATTTCCTATGTCTTCCTAGATTTCTTTTTCCTCAAATTTTAACAGTTGCACACATTTTTGTAGAACACAAGAGAAGGCTTAGTCCCGGACCAGATAATGGTCATGATATTCTTCCACTGCCCAAAGATGATTGGGACAGTAAGCAAGGAGTGATTGAAGATGCAGAGCAGGAAACACCAGTGTcttgaaaattatgatt
Encoded proteins:
- the LOC114397629 gene encoding ethylene-responsive transcription factor-like protein At4g13040 isoform X1 is translated as MVSLRRRRLLGLCSGNSSFVTPLPLYCENLSGFENSNQQAKTKSEQPGLSDDASNPDSNNAVQEEPGSSNASGSSSSKEQLIQQITAGPPIKRRKRHRRKNLHNQEQCVMRGVYFKNMKWQAAIKVDKKQIHLGTVGSQEEAAHLYDRAAFMCGREPNFELPEDEKRELSKFKWDEFLAMTRQAITRKKHKRRLSPGPDNGHDILPLPKDDWDSKQGVIEDAEQETPVS
- the LOC114397629 gene encoding ethylene-responsive transcription factor-like protein At4g13040 isoform X2; protein product: MVSLRRRRLLGLCSGNSSFVTPLPLYCENLSGFENSNQQAKTKSEQPGLSDDASNPDSNNAVQEEPGSSNASGSSSSKEQLIQQITGPPIKRRKRHRRKNLHNQEQCVMRGVYFKNMKWQAAIKVDKKQIHLGTVGSQEEAAHLYDRAAFMCGREPNFELPEDEKRELSKFKWDEFLAMTRQAITRKKHKRRLSPGPDNGHDILPLPKDDWDSKQGVIEDAEQETPVS